A DNA window from Bacteroides cellulosilyticus contains the following coding sequences:
- a CDS encoding DUF3826 domain-containing protein — MKRIIFSVLLAASLSAEAQTQTYETAFARPLNEVLADIQQRFGIRLKYDIDTVGKVLPYADFRIRPYSVEESLTNVLSPFDYKFVKQGADMYKLKAYEYPRRTDADGEKMLAYLNSLYADKEALELRADSLRKEVRRRLGIDALLAQCVKSKPVLSKVRKFDGYTVQNFALETLPGLYVCGSVYVPKSKGKHALIICPNGHFGGGRYREDQQQRMGTLARMGAVCVDYDLFGWGESALQVGSAAHRSSAAHTIQAMNGLLILDYMLASRKDIDVNRIGVNGGSGGGTQTVLLSVLDGRFTASAPVVSLASHFDGGCPCESGMPIQLAAGGTCNAELAAIFAPRPQLVVSDGGDWTASVPTLEFPYLQRVYGFYGAKDKVVNVHLPKEKHDFGPNKRNAVYDFFAEVFDLDKKMLDESKITIEPESAMYSFGEKGELLPESAVRSFDGIAAYFDKKAFARLKSDASLEKKANEWVASLNLDDDKKAGFAATAVYNHLRKVRDWHNEHPYTTIPAGINPLTGKPLSKLDREMIADSAMPEEVHEKLMKDLRRVLTEEQVEQILDKYTVGKVAFTLKGYQAIVPDMTEEETAFVLEQLKLAREQAIDYKNMKQISAIFEIYKTKCEQYFNEHGRNWRQMFKDYVNKRKAEK; from the coding sequence ATGAAACGAATTATTTTCTCCGTGCTTCTTGCCGCATCTCTTTCGGCAGAAGCACAAACGCAAACTTATGAGACGGCATTTGCCCGTCCGCTGAATGAAGTACTGGCGGATATTCAACAACGTTTTGGCATTCGTTTGAAGTATGACATAGATACGGTAGGAAAAGTATTGCCATACGCGGATTTTCGTATCCGTCCTTATTCAGTAGAAGAATCCCTGACGAATGTATTGTCACCTTTCGATTACAAATTTGTCAAGCAGGGGGCGGATATGTATAAGTTGAAAGCATACGAATATCCCCGCCGGACGGATGCTGATGGTGAAAAAATGCTGGCCTATCTCAATTCCCTTTATGCGGATAAAGAGGCTTTGGAACTCCGTGCCGATTCTTTGAGAAAAGAGGTTCGTCGGCGTTTAGGCATTGACGCTTTGCTGGCTCAATGTGTGAAGTCAAAGCCGGTTCTTTCGAAGGTGAGGAAATTTGACGGCTATACGGTACAGAATTTTGCACTCGAAACGCTTCCCGGACTCTACGTCTGCGGTTCCGTTTATGTCCCTAAATCGAAAGGGAAACATGCGCTTATCATCTGTCCGAACGGACATTTCGGTGGCGGGCGTTATCGCGAAGACCAGCAGCAGCGTATGGGAACCCTGGCGCGTATGGGTGCCGTTTGTGTGGATTATGATCTTTTCGGCTGGGGAGAGTCCGCCTTGCAGGTGGGCAGTGCGGCACATCGCAGCAGTGCGGCGCATACCATTCAGGCTATGAACGGACTTCTGATTCTTGACTATATGCTTGCTTCCCGTAAAGATATTGATGTGAACCGTATCGGAGTAAACGGAGGGTCCGGTGGCGGGACGCAAACTGTTTTGCTGAGCGTGCTCGACGGGCGTTTTACGGCTTCGGCACCGGTGGTGAGCCTTGCCTCTCATTTCGACGGAGGGTGTCCCTGTGAGAGTGGTATGCCTATCCAGCTTGCTGCGGGAGGAACCTGCAATGCCGAACTGGCTGCAATTTTTGCTCCTCGTCCGCAGTTGGTAGTGTCTGATGGCGGAGATTGGACTGCAAGCGTCCCTACGCTGGAATTTCCCTATCTGCAACGTGTTTATGGATTTTACGGTGCAAAAGATAAAGTGGTGAATGTACATCTGCCGAAAGAGAAGCATGATTTCGGTCCCAATAAGCGGAACGCTGTTTATGATTTCTTTGCCGAAGTCTTCGATTTGGATAAGAAGATGCTGGATGAGAGTAAAATCACTATTGAGCCGGAATCTGCCATGTATAGTTTTGGCGAGAAAGGTGAGTTGCTTCCGGAAAGCGCGGTTCGTTCATTTGATGGAATAGCCGCCTACTTTGATAAGAAAGCTTTTGCCCGATTGAAATCAGATGCTTCTCTTGAGAAAAAGGCAAACGAATGGGTAGCTTCTCTGAATCTGGATGATGACAAGAAAGCCGGTTTTGCTGCAACCGCTGTGTACAATCATTTGCGTAAAGTTCGCGACTGGCATAATGAACATCCTTATACTACTATTCCTGCCGGTATCAATCCTCTGACCGGTAAACCGCTGAGCAAGCTGGACCGTGAAATGATAGCCGATTCTGCCATGCCGGAAGAAGTTCATGAAAAGTTGATGAAAGATTTACGCAGAGTGCTGACAGAAGAACAGGTGGAACAGATTCTTGATAAATATACGGTTGGTAAAGTGGCTTTCACTTTAAAGGGATATCAGGCTATTGTTCCCGACATGACGGAAGAGGAAACGGCTTTTGTGCTGGAACAGTTGAAGTTGGCTCGTGAACAGGCTATTGATTATAAGAACATGAAGCAGATTTCCGCAATCTTCGAAATCTATAAAACCAAGTGTGAGCAGTATTTTAATGAGCATGGCCGTAACTGGCGTCAGATGTTCAAGGACTATGTAAATAAGAGGAAGGCGGAAAAGTGA
- a CDS encoding DUF4469 domain-containing protein: MAETRTYKNELDLKAYLNELTPDIDTDYTVKVNTKEQTLTDDDIAADVALLSGKYNKSEIRHLFDLQAQAVAAAVASGYNIATQLCYVQPMASGVIMEEELSIPVDREKVKVYASLRPGIALKQAMEQTKLTLFMQPAATGPHIAGMVSAEYADADATTRAPMGASGMAVITGNGLKLVGKDASVGITLTSVADASKSFFIPASRVSPNTPKKLQFVLPAGITEGQWTVKVTTQYTHGNYQTKAARTFELQRPIYIGVVPEGGGGEGGNTGGGGLDENPLG, from the coding sequence ATGGCTGAAACAAGAACTTACAAGAACGAGCTGGACCTGAAGGCCTACCTCAACGAACTGACCCCTGACATCGACACGGACTACACCGTGAAAGTAAACACCAAAGAGCAAACGTTGACTGATGACGACATTGCTGCCGACGTGGCTCTGTTGAGCGGCAAGTACAACAAAAGCGAAATCCGTCACCTCTTCGACCTCCAGGCGCAGGCCGTGGCCGCAGCCGTCGCCAGCGGTTACAACATCGCCACGCAGCTGTGCTACGTGCAACCCATGGCCAGCGGTGTCATCATGGAAGAAGAACTCTCTATCCCGGTGGACCGCGAGAAAGTGAAAGTCTACGCCAGCCTGCGCCCCGGAATCGCCCTGAAACAGGCTATGGAACAGACCAAACTGACGCTCTTCATGCAACCCGCCGCCACCGGTCCGCACATTGCCGGCATGGTGAGCGCCGAGTATGCCGACGCTGACGCCACCACCCGTGCCCCGATGGGTGCCAGCGGCATGGCTGTCATCACAGGCAACGGACTGAAACTGGTGGGAAAAGACGCCTCGGTGGGTATCACGCTGACTTCCGTGGCGGACGCTTCGAAATCGTTCTTCATTCCAGCCTCACGCGTCAGTCCCAACACGCCCAAGAAGCTGCAATTCGTGCTGCCTGCCGGCATCACCGAGGGGCAGTGGACGGTGAAGGTGACTACGCAATACACCCACGGAAACTACCAGACGAAGGCGGCACGTACCTTCGAATTGCAACGCCCTATATATATAGGTGTAGTTCCTGAAGGTGGAGGTGGCGAGGGAGGAAACACCGGTGGAGGCGGTCTGGATGAAAATCCACTTGGCTAA
- a CDS encoding family 78 glycoside hydrolase catalytic domain encodes MNKKISISLLSLLLLACTAHAALRVTDLRTEQLKNPLGIDIRHPRLGWRIESDEQNVMQTAYHILVASSPELLAQDKGDCWDSGKVKTDASQWITYQGETLKRNTPYYWKVKVYTHTNETDWSEPASWSMGLLNEADWQGQWIGLDRPAPGDSETQWSRLAARYLRKEFALTKEVKRATVHIAGMGLYELFINGQRIGEQVLAPAPTDYRKTILYNTYDVTPQLRKENAIGVILGNGRFYTMRQNYKPYKIPTFGYPKLRLNLIVEYTDGSRQTIASDISWKLTTEGPIRSNNEYDGEEYDARKELGDWNRTGYDDTNWISAQRVSIPSGTLRAQMIPGMKVTESLKPVSIRKQGGKHILDIGQNMAGWLRIRIKGQAGDSIRLRFAERLQPDGEIFTKNLRDAHCTDIYVVSGREPQDATWAPRFVYHGFRYVEISGYPNAKAEDFTAEVVDDEMAHTGTFTGSDETLNQVLRNAFWGIRSNYKGMPVDCPQRNERQPWLGDHAMGSWGESLFFNNHALYNKWTRDIREAQREDGCIPDVAPAYWNYYSDNVTWPATLPLVCDMLFTNYGDRRAIEENYPALKKWVSHIREYYLNREFIITKDKYGDWCVPPESLEMIHSNDPARKTDGALIATAYYLKVLQLMHRFASLQGLTAEAEEWGALERKIKDAFNARFLHVKEGTSPVPGHTLYPDSIFYGNNTVTANILPLAFGLVPKHYIDEVAKNTVATIITTNKGHISTGVIGTQWLLRELSRRGHADVAYLLATNKTYPSWGYMAAQGATTIWELWNGDKANPGMNSGNHVMLLGDLLPWCFNNLAGIRADRWKPGYKHIIFQPAFDIQELSNVDASYTSIYGKITSRWTKTPTHLEWDIELPANTTGEVYLPDGRKEMVGSGKHHFSVDIPTRHAAILSDEFLYEKASFPECHGATIVELKNGDLVASFFGGTKERNPDCCIWVCRKPKGAKEWTSPQLAADGIFSIKDAQATLAGIDSTCTPVTNARGKLIARRKACWNPVLFQIPGGDLILFYKIGLSVGDWTGWLVRSRDGGKTWSRREPLPEGFLGPIKNKPEYINGRIICPSSREGGKGWRIHFEISDDNGKTWKTTESLAAELSVLTQHRKKGGVNVDDQEGGEAVEGEGAKPIYAIQPSILVHKDGRLQVLCRTRNARIATAWSNDNGDTWSKVTLLDVPNNNSGTDAVTLQDGRHVLIYNNFSTLPGTPKGPRTPLCVAISEDGINWQPVLTLEDSPISQYSYPSIIQGKDGKLHAVYTWRRQRVKYAEIDLSKLR; translated from the coding sequence ATGAATAAGAAGATATCAATATCCCTACTTTCCCTACTCCTCCTTGCCTGTACGGCACACGCAGCCTTGCGCGTCACCGACCTGCGAACAGAGCAATTGAAGAATCCACTGGGAATCGACATCCGCCACCCCCGTCTGGGCTGGCGTATCGAATCGGACGAACAAAATGTGATGCAAACCGCCTATCATATTCTTGTAGCCTCCTCCCCCGAACTCCTGGCACAAGACAAAGGAGACTGTTGGGATTCGGGCAAGGTGAAAACAGACGCTTCCCAATGGATCACTTATCAAGGTGAAACGTTGAAGCGTAACACCCCTTACTACTGGAAAGTGAAAGTCTATACCCATACCAATGAAACCGACTGGAGCGAACCCGCCTCCTGGAGCATGGGACTACTGAACGAAGCCGACTGGCAAGGGCAGTGGATCGGCCTGGACCGCCCCGCCCCCGGTGACAGCGAGACACAATGGAGCCGCCTTGCCGCCCGCTACCTCCGCAAAGAGTTTGCACTGACCAAAGAAGTGAAACGAGCCACGGTACACATTGCCGGAATGGGACTTTACGAACTCTTTATCAACGGTCAGCGCATCGGTGAGCAAGTCCTGGCACCCGCCCCTACCGATTACCGGAAAACTATTCTGTACAACACGTATGACGTCACCCCGCAACTCCGAAAAGAAAATGCCATCGGTGTCATCCTCGGCAACGGACGCTTCTACACCATGCGCCAGAATTACAAACCCTACAAGATACCTACTTTCGGCTATCCCAAACTACGCCTGAACCTGATTGTTGAATATACGGACGGCAGCAGACAGACAATCGCCTCGGACATTTCCTGGAAACTAACCACCGAAGGCCCTATCCGCAGCAACAATGAGTACGATGGCGAAGAATACGATGCACGCAAGGAATTAGGAGACTGGAACCGGACAGGCTACGATGATACGAATTGGATATCCGCACAGCGCGTCAGCATTCCCTCAGGAACCTTGCGTGCGCAAATGATACCGGGCATGAAAGTTACGGAAAGCCTGAAACCTGTTTCTATCCGGAAACAGGGAGGCAAACACATTTTGGACATCGGCCAGAATATGGCAGGATGGCTACGTATTCGTATCAAAGGCCAGGCAGGAGACAGTATCCGTCTCCGCTTTGCCGAGCGCTTGCAACCGGATGGCGAAATCTTTACGAAGAATCTGCGCGATGCACATTGCACGGATATATATGTTGTCAGCGGACGTGAACCACAAGATGCCACCTGGGCTCCCCGCTTTGTATACCACGGTTTCCGCTATGTGGAAATCAGCGGTTATCCCAATGCCAAGGCCGAAGATTTTACGGCAGAAGTAGTAGATGACGAAATGGCTCATACCGGGACCTTCACCGGCTCGGATGAAACACTCAACCAGGTATTGCGCAATGCCTTCTGGGGTATCCGCAGTAACTATAAAGGTATGCCCGTCGACTGCCCGCAACGCAACGAACGCCAACCCTGGTTGGGCGATCACGCGATGGGTTCCTGGGGTGAAAGCCTGTTTTTCAACAATCATGCCCTATACAACAAATGGACACGTGATATTCGTGAAGCACAGCGTGAGGACGGCTGCATCCCGGATGTAGCTCCGGCCTACTGGAATTACTATTCGGATAACGTCACCTGGCCGGCTACCCTCCCCCTGGTATGCGACATGCTTTTCACCAACTACGGTGACCGGCGCGCAATCGAAGAAAATTATCCGGCTTTAAAGAAATGGGTATCTCATATCCGCGAGTATTACCTGAACCGGGAATTTATCATCACCAAAGACAAATACGGTGACTGGTGCGTGCCTCCCGAGTCTTTGGAAATGATTCATAGCAACGACCCTGCCCGCAAAACGGATGGTGCACTTATAGCTACCGCCTATTATCTGAAAGTCCTGCAACTGATGCATCGTTTTGCAAGCCTGCAAGGCCTCACCGCCGAAGCCGAAGAATGGGGAGCACTGGAACGTAAAATAAAAGATGCCTTCAACGCACGTTTCCTTCATGTGAAGGAGGGTACTTCGCCCGTACCCGGACATACTTTATATCCGGACAGCATCTTCTACGGTAACAATACGGTTACCGCCAATATCCTGCCGCTTGCTTTCGGACTTGTCCCCAAACACTACATTGACGAAGTTGCCAAGAATACCGTGGCTACCATCATCACTACCAATAAGGGACATATCAGCACCGGAGTCATCGGTACGCAATGGTTGCTGCGCGAACTAAGCCGCCGTGGCCATGCCGATGTCGCCTATCTTCTGGCCACTAATAAGACTTATCCTTCGTGGGGATATATGGCCGCGCAAGGCGCCACCACCATCTGGGAACTCTGGAATGGCGACAAAGCAAATCCCGGAATGAACAGTGGAAACCACGTCATGCTCTTAGGCGACCTGCTTCCCTGGTGCTTCAACAATCTGGCTGGCATCCGTGCCGACCGTTGGAAGCCCGGCTACAAACATATCATCTTCCAGCCTGCCTTTGACATTCAGGAACTAAGCAATGTAGATGCATCCTACACAAGTATCTATGGAAAAATAACCAGCCGGTGGACAAAGACCCCGACACATCTGGAATGGGACATTGAACTCCCCGCCAACACTACAGGCGAGGTATATCTTCCCGACGGGCGGAAAGAAATGGTAGGTTCAGGCAAGCATCACTTCAGTGTAGATATTCCTACCCGGCATGCAGCTATCCTGAGTGACGAGTTCCTATATGAGAAAGCCTCCTTCCCGGAATGTCATGGAGCCACCATCGTAGAATTGAAAAACGGAGATCTTGTCGCTTCATTTTTCGGCGGTACCAAAGAGCGCAATCCGGATTGTTGCATCTGGGTGTGCCGCAAGCCGAAAGGCGCCAAAGAATGGACCTCTCCGCAACTCGCTGCCGACGGCATATTCTCAATAAAAGATGCGCAGGCAACTTTGGCAGGCATTGATTCCACTTGTACTCCTGTGACAAATGCCCGGGGAAAGCTGATTGCCCGTCGGAAAGCTTGCTGGAACCCGGTACTTTTCCAGATTCCGGGAGGTGATCTGATTCTCTTCTATAAAATAGGCTTGAGCGTAGGCGACTGGACAGGCTGGCTCGTACGCTCTCGCGATGGAGGAAAAACCTGGAGCAGGCGTGAACCGTTGCCGGAGGGCTTCCTCGGTCCTATCAAGAATAAACCGGAATACATTAACGGCCGTATCATCTGTCCTTCCAGTAGAGAAGGCGGCAAGGGATGGCGCATTCATTTCGAAATTTCCGATGACAACGGCAAGACCTGGAAGACAACGGAATCACTGGCTGCGGAACTTTCCGTACTTACTCAGCACCGCAAAAAAGGAGGTGTCAACGTAGATGATCAGGAAGGCGGCGAAGCCGTCGAAGGTGAAGGTGCAAAGCCAATATATGCGATACAGCCCAGCATACTGGTGCACAAAGACGGAAGATTACAAGTATTGTGCCGCACACGCAATGCCCGGATTGCCACCGCCTGGAGCAATGATAATGGCGATACCTGGAGCAAAGTAACACTTCTGGATGTTCCGAATAATAATTCGGGAACAGATGCCGTAACATTGCAGGACGGTCGCCATGTGCTCATCTACAATAATTTCTCGACACTGCCCGGCACACCGAAAGGACCTCGAACTCCTCTCTGCGTAGCCATTTCAGAAGATGGTATAAATTGGCAACCTGTGCTTACATTGGAAGACAGCCCTATCAGTCAATATTCCTATCCAAGTATTATTCAGGGAAAAGATGGTAAGCTGCATGCTGTTTATACATGGAGAAGGCAGCGGGTTAAATATGCGGAAATAGATTTATCAAAACTTCGATAG
- a CDS encoding glycoside hydrolase family 140 protein: MKTFKLITLFLLLLTAVSASAQKKTQKTYIPWNNGKLMVSEEGRYLKHENGTPFFWLGETGWLLPQRLNRDEAEYYLEQCKQRGYNVIQVQTLNNVPSINTYGQYSMTDGYNFKNINRPGVYGYWDHMDYIIRTAARKGIYIGMVCIWGSPVSRGEMTVDQAKAYGKFLAERYKDEPNIIWFIGGDIRGDVKTAEWEALATSIKAIDKNHLMTFHPRGRTTSSTWFNAAPWLDFNMFQSGHRRYGQRFGDGDYPIEENTEEDNWRFVERSMATNPMKPVIDGEPIYEEIPHGLHDENELRWKDYDVRRYAYWSVFAGSFGHTYGNNSIMQFLKPGVGGAYSAKEPWYDALNNPGFNQMKYLKNLMLTFPFFERVPDQSIITGTNGERYDRAIATRGKDYLMVYNYTGRPMKVDFSKISGAKKNAWWYTTKDGKLEYIGEFDNGIHNFQHDSGYSSGNDHILIVVDSSKDYVNKEWDELPDAQQRWEKK; encoded by the coding sequence ATGAAAACATTCAAACTAATCACCCTTTTTCTGTTATTGCTGACCGCCGTTTCAGCCTCAGCACAGAAGAAAACACAGAAAACGTATATCCCCTGGAACAATGGCAAACTAATGGTCTCCGAAGAAGGCCGCTATCTGAAACATGAAAACGGCACTCCCTTCTTCTGGCTGGGCGAAACCGGATGGCTACTGCCCCAGCGCCTGAACCGCGATGAAGCCGAGTATTATCTGGAACAGTGCAAACAACGGGGATATAACGTCATTCAAGTTCAGACTCTGAACAATGTCCCCTCCATAAACACCTACGGACAATATTCCATGACCGACGGCTACAACTTCAAGAACATCAACCGCCCGGGCGTCTATGGCTATTGGGACCATATGGACTACATCATCCGCACCGCCGCCCGTAAAGGCATCTACATCGGCATGGTCTGCATCTGGGGAAGCCCCGTCAGCCGTGGCGAAATGACCGTAGACCAAGCCAAAGCGTACGGCAAATTCCTCGCCGAGCGCTATAAAGACGAGCCGAATATCATCTGGTTCATTGGCGGCGACATCCGTGGTGACGTAAAAACCGCCGAATGGGAAGCTCTCGCCACCTCCATCAAAGCAATAGACAAGAACCACCTGATGACCTTCCACCCACGCGGCCGCACCACTTCCTCAACGTGGTTCAATGCCGCTCCCTGGCTGGACTTCAACATGTTCCAAAGCGGGCATCGCCGCTACGGACAACGTTTCGGTGACGGTGATTATCCGATTGAAGAGAATACCGAAGAAGATAACTGGCGCTTCGTAGAACGCAGTATGGCCACAAATCCCATGAAACCCGTCATCGACGGTGAACCTATCTACGAGGAAATTCCTCACGGTCTGCACGATGAGAATGAACTGCGCTGGAAAGATTACGATGTGCGCCGTTATGCCTACTGGTCAGTATTTGCCGGTTCCTTCGGACATACCTACGGTAATAATTCCATCATGCAGTTCCTCAAACCCGGTGTTGGCGGTGCATACAGTGCAAAGGAACCCTGGTACGATGCCCTGAACAATCCGGGATTCAACCAAATGAAGTATCTCAAAAACCTGATGCTGACTTTCCCATTCTTCGAACGTGTACCCGACCAGTCTATCATTACCGGTACAAACGGAGAACGCTACGACCGTGCCATCGCCACACGCGGCAAAGATTATCTGATGGTGTATAACTACACCGGACGCCCGATGAAAGTAGATTTCAGCAAAATCAGCGGTGCCAAGAAGAATGCCTGGTGGTATACCACCAAAGACGGCAAACTGGAATATATCGGTGAGTTTGACAATGGAATACACAATTTCCAGCACGATAGTGGCTACAGCAGCGGAAACGATCATATCCTGATTGTAGTGGACAGCAGTAAAGACTATGTAAATAAGGAATGGGACGAACTGCCCGATGCACAACAACGATGGGAGAAAAAGTAA
- a CDS encoding glycoside hydrolase family 105 protein has protein sequence MNRISLKLLTVCGIACFMACTATQKPKTEKWSERMAHSEMKRFPEPWMIEKARTPRWGYTHGLVVKSMLEEWKHTGDSTYYDYAKIYADSLIDADGRILTMKYLSFNIDNVNAGKILFDFYARTGDERYKIAMDTLRKQMQEQPRTSEGGFWHKLRYPHQMWLDGIFMASPYLAQYGATFGEPPLQDEAVKQILLIARKTHDPATGLYYHGWDESREQKWANPETGCSPNFWSRSIGWYGAAIVDVLDYLPQETAGRDSVLQILQGLAQAMVKYQDPQSGTWYQVTDQGARKGNYLESSATALFVYTLAKAINRGYIGNEYIAPVQKAFDGMVREFTRLEEDGTYTLTNCCAVAGLGGNSGKYRDGSFEYYIGEPVIENDPKSVGAFILAAIEYERMKERAK, from the coding sequence ATGAATCGTATCTCACTGAAACTACTGACGGTGTGCGGAATTGCCTGTTTCATGGCCTGCACAGCCACCCAAAAGCCAAAGACCGAGAAATGGAGCGAGCGCATGGCACACTCCGAAATGAAGCGTTTCCCCGAACCCTGGATGATTGAAAAGGCTCGGACACCCCGCTGGGGATATACCCACGGCCTGGTAGTAAAGTCCATGCTCGAAGAATGGAAGCATACGGGCGACAGCACCTACTACGACTACGCCAAAATCTATGCCGACAGCCTGATTGACGCCGACGGACGCATCCTGACCATGAAGTACCTTTCCTTCAACATCGACAACGTCAATGCCGGAAAGATTCTCTTCGACTTCTATGCCCGGACGGGAGATGAACGCTATAAAATAGCCATGGACACCTTGCGCAAACAAATGCAGGAGCAACCTCGCACAAGCGAAGGCGGTTTTTGGCACAAGCTGAGGTATCCGCATCAGATGTGGCTGGACGGCATCTTTATGGCCTCTCCTTATCTGGCGCAATATGGCGCCACTTTCGGGGAGCCGCCCCTGCAGGACGAAGCTGTGAAACAAATTCTACTTATAGCCCGCAAGACCCACGACCCTGCAACCGGACTCTACTACCACGGCTGGGACGAGAGCCGCGAACAGAAATGGGCAAATCCCGAGACAGGTTGTTCACCCAACTTTTGGAGCCGCAGCATCGGATGGTATGGAGCCGCCATCGTGGATGTATTGGATTACTTACCACAGGAAACCGCAGGACGCGACAGCGTACTACAAATTCTGCAAGGTCTGGCACAGGCAATGGTGAAGTATCAGGACCCGCAATCCGGAACCTGGTATCAAGTGACCGACCAGGGAGCACGCAAGGGTAATTATCTGGAATCATCAGCCACCGCCCTGTTCGTGTACACACTTGCCAAAGCCATCAACCGGGGATATATCGGAAACGAATACATCGCCCCCGTGCAGAAAGCATTCGACGGCATGGTCCGTGAGTTCACCCGCCTTGAAGAGGACGGCACTTACACCCTGACCAATTGCTGCGCCGTAGCCGGTCTGGGCGGAAACTCCGGAAAGTATCGTGACGGCTCGTTCGAGTATTATATTGGCGAACCCGTGATAGAGAATGATCCCAAATCCGTAGGGGCGTTCATATTGGCGGCAATAGAATATGAACGAATGAAAGAAAGAGCAAAATGA